In one Bradyrhizobium cosmicum genomic region, the following are encoded:
- a CDS encoding M20 aminoacylase family protein has product MPIVNRVADLQPDIQAWRRDIHEHPELLYDVHRTAAFVADRLREFGCDQVVTGLGQTGVVGVIKGSKPAGEGLKVIGMRADMDALPVDEQTNLPYASKTPGKMHACGHDGHTAMLLGAARYLAETRNFAGDAVVIFQPAEEGGAGGAAMVKDGLMERFGIEQVYGMHNGPGIPVGSFAIRPGAIMAATDEVDINIEGLGGHAARPHKCVDSVLVGAQVITALQSIVARSVDPLESAVISICEFHAGNARNVIPQTATLRGTIRTLSPEVRKLVEKRVREVVAGVAQITGARIDLHYKNNYPVVINHAAETEVAKRIAKQVAGDGNVHEMPPLMGAEDFAYMLEARPGAFIFCGNGDSAGLHHPAYNFNDEAIVFGTSYWVKLVEEQLAAS; this is encoded by the coding sequence ATGCCCATCGTGAATCGCGTCGCCGACCTTCAACCCGATATTCAGGCTTGGCGCCGGGACATCCACGAGCATCCAGAGCTGCTGTATGACGTCCACCGCACCGCAGCATTCGTGGCAGATCGGCTGCGCGAGTTCGGCTGCGATCAGGTCGTGACCGGTCTTGGCCAGACCGGTGTGGTCGGAGTGATCAAGGGCAGCAAGCCGGCCGGCGAGGGGCTCAAGGTGATCGGCATGCGTGCCGACATGGACGCGCTGCCGGTCGACGAGCAGACCAACCTGCCTTACGCCTCCAAGACGCCCGGCAAGATGCACGCCTGCGGCCACGACGGCCATACCGCGATGCTGCTCGGCGCAGCCCGCTACCTCGCCGAGACCCGCAACTTCGCCGGCGACGCGGTGGTGATCTTCCAGCCGGCCGAGGAGGGCGGCGCCGGTGGCGCAGCCATGGTCAAGGACGGCCTGATGGAGCGCTTCGGCATCGAGCAGGTCTACGGCATGCACAACGGTCCGGGCATTCCGGTCGGCTCGTTTGCGATCCGGCCGGGCGCCATCATGGCGGCAACCGACGAGGTCGACATCAACATCGAAGGTCTCGGCGGCCATGCCGCGCGTCCGCACAAATGCGTCGATTCTGTGCTGGTCGGCGCGCAAGTGATCACCGCCTTGCAGTCGATCGTCGCGCGCAGCGTCGATCCGCTGGAATCGGCCGTGATCTCGATCTGCGAATTCCATGCCGGTAACGCCCGCAACGTCATTCCGCAGACCGCGACGTTGAGGGGCACCATCCGCACGCTGTCGCCGGAGGTGCGCAAGCTGGTCGAGAAGCGCGTCCGCGAAGTGGTGGCCGGCGTGGCGCAGATCACCGGCGCCAGGATCGATCTGCACTACAAGAACAACTATCCCGTCGTGATCAATCACGCCGCGGAGACCGAGGTCGCCAAGCGCATCGCGAAGCAAGTCGCGGGCGATGGCAATGTGCACGAGATGCCGCCACTGATGGGCGCCGAAGATTTCGCCTATATGCTGGAAGCCCGGCCCGGCGCCTTCATCTTCTGCGGCAACGGCGACAGCGCCGGCCTGCATCACCCCGCCTACAACTTCAACGACGAGGCGATCGTGTTCGGCACGTCCTACTGGGTCAAGCTGGTCGAGGAACAGCTCGCGGCGTCGTAA
- a CDS encoding GMC family oxidoreductase: MPRRLEGEFDYIVVGAGTAGCILANRLSAVPGNRVLILEAGGDDNWIWFHIPVGYLFAIGNPRSDWMFKTEAEPGLNGRALAYPRGKVIGGCSAINAMISMRGQAADYDHWRQLGLTGWGYDDVLPLFKRLEDHFLGASEHHGAGGGWRIEAPRLSWDVLDAVGDAAEEMGIKRIPDFNTGDNEGTSYFHVNQKRGRRWSSARGFLKPALNRANLRLEKHVLVDRLIIEQGHAVGVRFIQNGEIIEARAKREVVLSAGSIGSVQVLHRSGIGPADWLSPLGVDIVMDKPGVGRNLQDHLQQRAIYKVEGVRTLNETYYNLFRRGMMGLDYAFRRRGPLTMAPSQLGIFTRSDATRARANIQFHVQPLSLDKFGDPLHRFPAITVSACNLQPTSRGTVRLRSASPDEKPIIAPNYLSTDDDRQVGADAIRTTRRLMKQQALAKYRPSEYLPGPTVGDDDASLAKAAGDIGTTIFHPVGTAKMGAANDPMAVVDERLRFYGLGGLRIVDASIMPTITSGNTNTPTAMIAEKGATMILEDAK, from the coding sequence ATGCCAAGGCGGCTTGAAGGTGAGTTTGACTATATCGTCGTCGGAGCCGGTACAGCCGGCTGTATCCTCGCCAACCGGCTCTCGGCCGTACCAGGAAACCGCGTTCTCATCCTCGAAGCCGGCGGCGATGACAACTGGATCTGGTTTCACATCCCGGTCGGCTATCTCTTCGCGATCGGCAATCCACGCTCGGACTGGATGTTCAAAACAGAGGCCGAGCCGGGCCTGAACGGCCGCGCACTCGCCTATCCCCGCGGCAAGGTCATCGGCGGCTGCTCGGCGATCAACGCCATGATCTCGATGCGCGGACAGGCCGCCGATTACGACCACTGGCGCCAGCTCGGCTTGACCGGATGGGGCTATGACGACGTGCTGCCGCTGTTCAAGCGGCTGGAAGATCATTTCCTCGGCGCGAGCGAGCACCACGGCGCCGGCGGTGGCTGGCGCATCGAGGCGCCGCGGCTGTCGTGGGATGTCCTCGATGCCGTCGGCGATGCCGCGGAAGAGATGGGCATCAAGCGCATTCCGGATTTCAACACCGGCGACAACGAAGGCACCAGCTATTTCCACGTGAACCAGAAGCGCGGCCGGCGCTGGTCGTCAGCGCGCGGCTTCCTCAAGCCGGCGCTGAACCGGGCGAACCTGCGGCTCGAGAAGCACGTGCTGGTCGACCGCCTCATCATCGAGCAGGGCCACGCCGTCGGCGTGCGTTTCATCCAGAACGGCGAGATCATCGAGGCGCGCGCCAAACGCGAGGTGGTGCTCTCGGCAGGCTCGATCGGCTCGGTGCAGGTGCTGCACCGCTCCGGCATCGGGCCCGCCGACTGGCTGTCGCCGCTCGGCGTCGACATCGTCATGGACAAGCCCGGCGTCGGACGCAATCTGCAGGACCATCTCCAGCAGCGCGCGATCTACAAGGTCGAGGGCGTGCGCACGCTGAACGAGACCTATTACAATCTGTTCCGCCGCGGCATGATGGGGCTCGACTATGCGTTCCGCCGCCGTGGGCCGCTGACGATGGCGCCGTCGCAGCTCGGCATCTTCACGCGCTCCGACGCGACGCGCGCGCGCGCCAATATCCAGTTCCACGTGCAGCCGCTGTCGCTCGACAAGTTCGGCGATCCGCTGCACCGCTTCCCCGCGATCACGGTGAGCGCCTGCAATCTCCAGCCAACCTCGCGCGGCACCGTGCGGCTGCGTTCGGCGAGCCCTGATGAGAAGCCGATCATCGCGCCGAACTATCTGTCGACCGATGACGACCGCCAGGTCGGCGCCGACGCCATCCGCACCACCCGCCGCCTGATGAAGCAACAGGCGCTGGCGAAATATCGCCCGAGCGAATATCTGCCCGGCCCTACCGTCGGCGACGACGACGCCTCGCTCGCCAAGGCTGCCGGCGACATCGGCACCACCATCTTCCATCCCGTCGGCACCGCGAAGATGGGCGCGGCGAACGATCCGATGGCGGTGGTCGACGAGCGCCTGCGCTTCTATGGCCTCGGCGGCCTTCGCATCGTCGACGCGTCCATCATGCCGACGATCACCTCGGGCAACACCAACACACCGACCGCGATGATCGCCGAGAAGGGCGCGACCATGATCCTGGAGGATGCGAAGTAG
- a CDS encoding alpha/beta fold hydrolase — translation MIKPHRFSIGPADAEIAMLQWGESGKPPALLVHGTGFVADVWDEVARDLASTYTVYALDRRGHGASHKPGAYHFLDYAEDVCRVIDTLELRDVYGIGHSAGATDLLLAAQLLPGRFTRLFVMEPTVMDPRAARSGGLNDESLARVEGTLRRRAEFDNADAVFARYRTAPAFADWTETSLRAYVRHGFVPLDSGRVRLCCTPEIESAILRPIYEAMEQVYAGDARGNPFGGLAGIDCPVRVTTAAKSGPIYQEMARRAVSLIPRVSTMVFEGAGHCVAQEVPARVVEAVREFAK, via the coding sequence ATGATCAAACCACACCGCTTTTCAATCGGCCCCGCCGACGCAGAGATCGCCATGCTGCAATGGGGCGAGAGCGGCAAACCACCCGCGCTCCTCGTGCACGGCACCGGCTTCGTCGCCGATGTCTGGGACGAGGTCGCGCGCGATCTCGCCTCGACCTACACCGTCTATGCACTGGACCGCCGCGGCCACGGCGCCAGCCACAAGCCCGGCGCCTATCATTTCCTCGACTATGCCGAGGATGTCTGCCGGGTGATCGATACGCTTGAGCTGCGCGACGTCTACGGCATCGGCCACAGCGCCGGCGCAACCGATCTTCTGCTTGCGGCACAACTTCTGCCGGGACGTTTCACGCGCCTGTTCGTGATGGAGCCGACGGTCATGGACCCGCGCGCGGCACGTTCCGGAGGACTGAACGACGAATCCCTCGCGCGCGTCGAGGGCACGCTGCGCAGGCGCGCCGAGTTCGACAATGCCGACGCCGTGTTCGCGCGCTATCGCACCGCGCCGGCATTTGCGGATTGGACCGAGACGTCGCTGCGCGCCTATGTACGCCACGGCTTCGTCCCGCTCGACAGTGGTCGCGTTCGGCTTTGCTGCACGCCCGAGATCGAGTCGGCGATCCTGCGTCCGATCTACGAGGCGATGGAGCAGGTCTATGCTGGTGATGCCCGCGGCAATCCGTTCGGCGGGCTCGCCGGGATCGATTGCCCGGTGCGCGTCACGACCGCCGCGAAATCGGGGCCGATCTACCAGGAGATGGCGCGACGGGCCGTATCGCTAATTCCGCGCGTCAGCACGATGGTCTTCGAGGGCGCCGGGCACTGCGTGGCCCAGGAAGTGCCGGCGCGCGTGGTGGAAGCCGTGAGAGAGTTCGCGAAGTAA
- a CDS encoding metallophosphoesterase family protein, with the protein MSGHDHGEDGVSRRKVLECMTWAGTGVLWTITGGVPRSLGIIDSAQAATAAAPGMTFLQISDSHVGFDKPANPNALGTLEEAVAKINAMPTKPSFMIHTGDITHLSKAAEFDNADRIISQSKLDVHYVPGEHDFLDEDVKFYRERYGRGTKGAGWYSFDAGGVHFIGLVNVVDLKAGGLGNLGAEQLAWLEDDLRGKSKSTPIVLFAHIPLWTVYPEWGWGTEDGGRALEYVKGFGSVTVLNGHIHQVMQKVEGNVTFHTARSTAFPQPAPGTAPSPGPMKVEDARLRAMLGVASVNFKQNEQRLAIIDTPLQG; encoded by the coding sequence ATGAGCGGACACGATCACGGCGAGGACGGCGTCAGCCGCCGCAAGGTGCTGGAGTGCATGACCTGGGCCGGCACCGGGGTGCTCTGGACCATCACCGGCGGCGTACCGCGCTCGCTCGGCATCATCGATTCCGCGCAAGCCGCGACCGCGGCGGCACCCGGCATGACCTTCCTCCAGATCAGCGACAGCCATGTCGGCTTCGACAAGCCGGCCAATCCCAATGCGCTCGGCACGCTGGAGGAAGCCGTCGCCAAAATCAACGCGATGCCGACGAAGCCGTCCTTCATGATTCACACCGGGGACATCACCCACCTGTCGAAGGCCGCCGAATTCGACAATGCCGACCGCATCATCTCGCAGAGCAAGCTCGACGTGCACTACGTGCCGGGCGAACATGACTTCCTCGACGAGGACGTGAAGTTCTATCGCGAGCGCTACGGTCGCGGCACCAAGGGGGCGGGCTGGTATTCCTTCGATGCCGGCGGCGTGCACTTCATCGGCCTCGTCAACGTCGTCGATCTCAAGGCCGGCGGCCTCGGCAATCTCGGCGCAGAGCAACTCGCCTGGCTCGAGGACGACCTGCGCGGCAAGTCGAAATCGACACCCATTGTGCTCTTTGCTCACATCCCGCTCTGGACCGTCTACCCCGAATGGGGCTGGGGCACCGAGGACGGCGGCCGCGCGCTCGAATACGTCAAGGGCTTTGGCTCGGTCACCGTGCTGAACGGTCACATCCACCAGGTGATGCAGAAGGTCGAGGGCAACGTCACCTTCCACACCGCGCGCTCGACCGCGTTCCCGCAGCCCGCACCGGGGACCGCGCCCTCGCCCGGACCGATGAAGGTCGAGGACGCCAGGCTCCGCGCCATGCTCGGCGTTGCCAGCGTCAACTTCAAGCAGAACGAGCAGCGGCTCGCGATCATCGACACGCCGCTGCAAGGCTGA
- a CDS encoding cupredoxin domain-containing protein codes for MKTLTRRDFGVAVAAAILLPATAARADDMEVHIDNFVFQPAELTVKVGTTVTWTNRDDIPHTVVSAGKFRSKTLDTDDKFSFTFTNAGDYKYFCSLHPHMTGMIKVE; via the coding sequence ATGAAGACACTCACTCGCCGCGACTTCGGTGTCGCTGTGGCCGCGGCCATCCTGTTGCCCGCAACAGCCGCCCGTGCCGACGACATGGAAGTCCACATCGACAATTTCGTATTCCAGCCGGCCGAGCTCACGGTCAAGGTCGGCACCACCGTGACCTGGACCAACCGGGACGACATTCCGCACACCGTGGTGTCGGCCGGCAAGTTCAGGTCAAAGACCCTGGACACCGACGACAAGTTCTCCTTCACCTTCACCAATGCGGGCGACTACAAATATTTTTGTTCGTTGCACCCGCACATGACGGGGATGATCAAGGTTGAGTAA